In the genome of Magnolia sinica isolate HGM2019 chromosome 2, MsV1, whole genome shotgun sequence, one region contains:
- the LOC131233551 gene encoding ubiquinol oxidase, mitochondrial-like has protein sequence MNSNSARLLLRNLVLHRQNRISIWSHQSNGYSSVSLIKSPETLGSREPRDLYFAISPWKRMLSSASAPQAESTAAKETREEVREISVSDGGKGDIGKRPPEAVTISSYWGVGPQKVTREDGSAWPWNCFMPWDAYKADLAIDLTKHHVPKTFLDKFAYRTVKLLRIPTDIFFQRRYGCRAMMLETVAAVPGMVGGMLLHLKSLRKFQQSGGWIKALLEEAENERMHLMTMVEIVQPRWYERLLVLTVQGVFFNAFFVLYLLSPKLAHRIVGYLEEEAIHSYTEFLKDIDSGAIENIPAPAIAIDYWRLPKDATLKDVVIVIRADEAHHRDVNHFASDIQFQGKELREAPAPIGYH, from the exons ATGAATTCGAATTCCGCAAGATTGCTGCTCAGGAACCTCGTCCTCCACCGTCAAAACCGCATCAGCATCTGGTCCCACCAATCCAACGGCTACTCTTCCGTCTCCTTGATAAAGTCCCCCGAAACCCTAGGATCCAGAGAACCGAGGGATCTTTACTTCGCGATTTCCCCATGGAAGCGGATGCTGAGCTCAGCTTCTGCACCGCAGGCGGAATCGACGGCTGCGAAGGAGACACGGGAGGAAGTGAGGGAGATCTCGGTTTCGGATGGCGGGAAGGGAGATATTGGGAAGCGGCCGCCGGAAGCAGTCACAATTTCAAGCTATTGGGGCGTGGGCCCGCAAAAGGTGACAAGAGAGGACGGATCAGCTTGGCCCTGGAATTGCTTCATG CCATGGGATGCTTATAAAGCTGATCTGGCAATTGATCTGACGAAGCACCATGTCCCAAAGACATTTCTGGACAAGTTCGCTTATAGGACGGTAAAGCTTCTTAGGATTCCAACAGACATATTTTTTCAG AGGAGATATGGATGTCGTGCAATGATGCTCGAAACAGTAGCTGCTGTTCCGGGAATGGTGGGAGGAATGTTACTGCACCTCAAGTCTCTCCGCAAGTTCCAACAAAGTGGTGGTTGGATCAAGGCCTTGCTAGAAGAAGCAGAGAACGAGAGGATGCACCTGATGACTATGGTGGAGATAGTGCAGCCAAGATGGTATGAGAGGTTGCTGGTTCTCACTGTCCAGGGAGTCTTCTTCAACGCCTTCTTCGTTCTCTATCTGCTATCTCCTAAGCTGGCTCATAGGATTGTTGGTTATCTTGAGGAGGAAGCCATACATTCATACACTGAGTTCTTGAAGGATATTGACAGCGGAGCGATAGAAAATATTCCAGCTCCTGCTATTGCTATAGACTATTGGAGGCTACCGAAGGATGCGACGTTGAAGGATGTTGTGATTGTGATAAGAGCTGATGAAGCACACCATCGAGATGTCAACCACTTCGCTTCT GACATTCAATTTCAGGGGAAGGAATTGAGGGAAGCTCCAGCTCCTATTGGGTaccattga